AGGGGTCTTGTAGTAGTCGACGAACTCGGCGATCGCCTCCGGCGTCGACTCATCGGCAGCCTCGGGCAGCAGCGAGATCGTCGGCGCCTCGCCACCGGCGGCCTCCACGTTCCGGGCCTCCGCGGCCGCGTCCAGCAGCTGGTCGAAGGCCTTGTCGTCCCCGCCCGTGAGCCAGGCCGGCACGTCGGCGGCGCTGACCGTGGCCACCGCCTTCATGCGGCGGTCGGTCTGGGCGCTGTACACCACGTAACCACCCGACCCGCAGATGCCCAGAATGCCGATCCGCGCCGGGTCGACGTCGTCCCGGGTGGTCAGGTACGACACCGCGTTGCGGAAGTCGTCCGCGCGCTGGATGGGGTCTTCCAGGCCATGCGGCTCCCCCTCGCTCTCCCCCTGGTAAGCCGCGTCGAACGCCAGGGTCACGAAGCCGTGCTCGGCCAGCCGGCGGGCGTAGAGCCCGGCGGCCTGTTC
The sequence above is a segment of the Amycolatopsis viridis genome. Coding sequences within it:
- a CDS encoding alpha/beta hydrolase: MKTDVRFPSNGLMVAGHVYTPDTATPERRPAVVVGHPTTGVKEQAAGLYARRLAEHGFVTLAFDAAYQGESEGEPHGLEDPIQRADDFRNAVSYLTTRDDVDPARIGILGICGSGGYVVYSAQTDRRMKAVATVSAADVPAWLTGGDDKAFDQLLDAAAEARNVEAAGGEAPTISLLPEAADESTPEAIAEFVDYYKTPRAQHPRATNTIAVRSADKLAQFTAYRDVDKIAPRPLLMIAGTRAMTLPVSEDAVSRAGDNAELVQIEGASHVDLYDKEPYVTQAVEKLAEFFTKNLSKG